The genomic DNA CGCCATGGCATCACCCTAAGGGTGGTTCCGGCATTACGAGGGCAGGGCAGATGAACACCAACTCCCTCAATCCCCCGTAGGGGGGACGCGCGACCGATGTGACGTGGGCCACTATCATGGGGTGACGTCAACACAAGAGAAGTCATGGCGGGCCGGGCGGTTCTGGTGGGACTGTTCGCAGCCTGATATGAGCGCCCATCCGCTGCGTGCGGTGATCCTGGACCTCGATGCGCTGTCGGATATCGACCTCGACGGCCATCGCGTCGTCTTCAACGCGGCCTTCGCCGCGCACGGTCTGCCCATCGAATGGGGTGTTGCGCGTTATCAGCAGCTGCTCGCGCTGCACGACGAGCGCCAGCGGGTCACCGCTGAGCTGCGCAAGCGGTGCGTGGGGCCCGACTGCGATGTGCTCACCGAAGTGCTCGCCGATGAGATCTGCATGACCAAGGACATGATGTTCGACGAGATGATCCTCGACGCCGGCCTGACGCCGCGGCCGGGTCTGGAGGATCTGATGAACGACGCGTTCCTGGCCGGGCTGCCGGTCGGGGTGGTAGCCGCAGGTCGTCGGCGCTGGGCCGAACCCCTGGTGCGCCAGCTGGTCGGGGAGGGCCTGGTGGAAACCGTCGTCACCACCGATGACGTGAGCGCACCCGGAGCCGAGCTGTACCGGCACGCCATGGCCGAGCTGGGCGTGGCAGGCCACGACGCATTGGCCATGGTGGGCTCGGCCGCGGGCCTGCGTGCCGCCAACACCGCCGGGATGGCCGGCGTGTTGATCGACCCCGACGCCGGTGCGGTTTCACCCGATGCGGTCGCGGTGCGGCCCGACTTCGCCGGCGCCGATGCGCTGCGCTTGCCGGCATGTCAGCGCCTGCACACTCAGTGGTGGGCGCAGCGCAGTCCTTCGGCTGCGTAGATTTTTCGCGCTGTCCGCCGCCGCGT from Mycobacterium sp. DL440 includes the following:
- a CDS encoding HAD family hydrolase; its protein translation is MTSTQEKSWRAGRFWWDCSQPDMSAHPLRAVILDLDALSDIDLDGHRVVFNAAFAAHGLPIEWGVARYQQLLALHDERQRVTAELRKRCVGPDCDVLTEVLADEICMTKDMMFDEMILDAGLTPRPGLEDLMNDAFLAGLPVGVVAAGRRRWAEPLVRQLVGEGLVETVVTTDDVSAPGAELYRHAMAELGVAGHDALAMVGSAAGLRAANTAGMAGVLIDPDAGAVSPDAVAVRPDFAGADALRLPACQRLHTQWWAQRSPSAA